In the genome of Aedes aegypti strain LVP_AGWG chromosome 2, AaegL5.0 Primary Assembly, whole genome shotgun sequence, the window AcctatcaacaaagtttataatactttcgaagcggaaaattcatgtttttatttcaaaaaagttttgtattttcccaaataaaagaaacgaagaattttgtatggagacagcaagcatgttggaaaaatcggtttaatctaaatttgatcgtgcgatttcaaccaaattaccgttttgattcatattacggacagcttcaaattccggacactccactttgtatgggaaacatttcacgcgaaatgtttcaatttttgttgttcaaaaattctcaatttcaaggctcgtttaagtaaacttttttcataaatatctttgataaTTTATAacgcccaactaccttagatgtctctttggtggtttaacgatttcgattgatgatttgactgttccattaatgattatcatgagctgtccggaattcgattcaaaaatgtccggaatatgaggcaaaagtgaggaagcgtccggaataagaatcatggaaaggccacacattttgatttatttaaaattactgaatttgcggaagcgtattcttcacccacctttcgaaagtaaagggcttccgacgctcgattgtgctaaggaatcatacagaatgatttattttgtatgctctatgctgggttatatttccctgagtccttaagtgtccgtaatatgaatcaaaacggtatgtctaAAATggaagtttaagtgcaaaatggcatgcttagtggataagatcacaaaaaagtttgataaaatatactttaaattttatgtaaacatcgataaaaccagtgttttctacaactttggcgacctgtagctaaaaattgtgacgtgctggaatatttaaaaaaaatggcatcaaattcagcaaccccacatctactcgagacacataatttgatccttgagacacgcaaaaatgtcatttttgttacgctgtgttattgtaGAATTGTAGTATTGGTAGAACTGTGGAAGTAAAATTggtaatgtaagattttactgaattcaaatctaGGAGAAAACTTGCATtacttttcaaatttgttcaggATTCCCTGATGGACTTTCAAAATACTTATaagaattctgaaattattcaaaactccTACTTGCTGTTTTGGCTAAGAAGGCTCCAGGTTGCATTTGTGCTGCTTGTACGAATAGTCCCGTTAGAAATTCATTGCTCCACAGCAACAGCAATGTGTTTCTGGTCCGTTTTTCGTCCATATCGCTTCTACTCCGGAAGATCGGTCGCCTTGCTTCGCTGGATacttacactgcggaacacgtttttgtctcaagcaccaaaataccgcttttTACTTAATTAATGGTTGCTGAatacattgccgttttcaaaaacatcatagcacgtctagtttttgagatattggctgttgaaaatactaaatttgactatttcaaccaacttgcatgcaagtttgtcagcttgtaaggtaacttatttgcctaatttgcctcagaactcataCTTCacgtgtataacaatacttatcaacaaagttcataatatttttgattatcaaaagttattttttgataatttagaaaagtattgtattttgccatataaaagaaacgaagagttttatatgaagactgttAGTatgtagaaaaatcgattttatcaaaatttaatcgtgtgatttcaaccaaattatatctaaaatgatagTTAAAgacctattttgcatgcttgatggATAAGATCacgaaaaattttgataaaacaaactttaaatttcatgtaaacatcaataaaacctgttttttagcaactttggtgacctgtagctaaaaatcctgacgtgctggaacatttctgagaacggcattagattcagcaacccaaaatctactagagacacataattcttgagacacgcaaaaatgtcatttttgttgcgctgtgttattgaATTGCTTCTTGTTGTTCATGAACTGAACTGCTGCAGATAAcgggcttccttagccgagtgttaAGAGTCCACGGCcataaaacaaagccatgctaaaggtgtcagggttcgattcatggtcggtccaagatcttttcgtaatggaaatttccttgacttccctatcCAGTGATTTGAAGCAGAGTTgccaaagaagaagaaattctgaCGCTATTTGTGAtgtatatttgaaatatttttgaaagactTTTGAACCTTGcgaaaaatttgtaatattttttgtagGGAAAAACGTTTTGAAGAAAGAATTTCTCagtagaagaatttttcgtAAAACTAACGTAAACCACTCTAGCAGAAATAGGACGTACAGCAAGTATGACAGTATTGTggttgattattttttatatctgCTTTGTTAATTAATGTACCTAACGATAGAATCAATGTAAACGCTTTGAATTTTCACTtggatttaaatttttaaaactgttaaTTACCAATGAATTGGCAATTATTAAACTACATTTTaaacaacgaaaaaagtatttgatttgaaaaattcgttattttttaattaagggaaaattgtgaacttttgaaaggttaagtattttttcttgaatcctGGAACAATTCCAGAATTCAAGATATGAACAAatctcacaatattatttgacttattTCCAAGGGGTTTGTAGTAAAAGTTCCGTAGCCCCtcttcaatattccttgaggcATTTGATTATACGTAAATTCTTCAAGTAATATCGAAGGGTCGCTTGAGAAATCTTGCTACGGATCTGTTGGAAATtggacaaacaaaaaatattgaccACTCGTAAGGGGTACCTAACTTGCAACAGTTAGGtcaccttcaaattttcaaattgtctGCAGTTTTATTGTACTAAAAAGCAAAGATGAACATTATACTACTACGTCACAaactaaatatttaattttttgttcaaaaattaattttaaattacttGTTTACCATTCTGTTGGACACGCGAGCAGCAGAGACCACGGTTATGGCATCAGTTTATGCAATATTGCTATTAAATTTCTTTAAGCTGTTAAATAAAACATATGAACATAATCTGAACAAATTTAAATACTGATCGACCAATAAGTTTTTGGAAATTAACCTTCTCTGGGTTCTCAATTATTGGATATATTATTTAATCAACAATTGTTGAGGGTTATACGTGAGTATCGTCATGCGATAAAATAATGCCTTCTCAGCTTATCAGAGTAATATATTGCGAGTTTTAAAACCACTAGTTTGAGTGATAAATTGTACTTATTGAGACCTTAGGTAtgcattttaaaaatgttttattccCATGTGTTATacgaaaaattgataaaatattaAATCTTTGGGAAATTTCTTAGTATTGAAAATAGCGGTCCAGGAACTTTATTCGAtaccggtactaccggtactgaTTCTTTAGTCAAAATTAAACATAGTCAACTCTTCCTCACTTGATATTCCGTTTCTCGATATCAAGTTAGAAAACCATAGTGAAAGTtagctaactcgatggtccttcagatcgcagttgcactggttttgtgttcaatAACCTCCCTtaatcgatggtcccttcaatatcgagttatggagagttgactgtgtaTCAAATCATTTTAATATCAACTTTATCTATAGATTGAGAACCACCGCACTGTGGCACAAATGGAAATAGATTCGTTTACTTACATTGCCACACGTGTAGTTACTGCCAGTGCTGTTCTGGTTGAGTTGCATGTTTCCGGTGGAGATTTTCGCACACAGCGCGTCATCTGTGAAACTGAACGATTTCGGATAGTTGTACAAACACCTTTCCCGTGACCATAGCTTCGCTTTGATATCCGAATAGTTCTGTATGAGGCTCGGAATTGTACATTTGGTGCCTTCCTCCATCCCGTAGCCTGGTTTCACCAGTGGAATCGAATCGATTGTCAGCGAGTATTTCAAGGTTGTACTGAGCTTCAGCAGTCCCACGGCACGTCTGGAGGATTCCAGGCTGAACTTGGGATGTATATGTGCTGATTTCACTCCAAACAGGAATCCTTCCTTGGAATACGTTGCTCCCAACCGAACGGTTAGATACGATACGGTTTTGTTCCTtgaagcaaaaattgaaacaatcaAATCGTAATCCGACTGCACCCAAGGGCGCCAATCTCACATTACACATCTCGCTGCAGTTAATATCCAGGTTGTCTCCACAATCGAACCAGCACAGAACACAATTCCCTTGTACTCGATTGCAGCTTTGTACGGGGCGATGCGACCTCCCAACCCGTCAACACCTAATTAAGATTTGCATTATCAAACTCGGAAAATCCTTATCTCTTCTCGTATGACTCTGGTACACAAACACACACATGAATACCTACCACCATCGAGAGCACCGATAAAGAGCACCATTAAACATGTTCGAATTTCCATCCGAAATACGATAACGATTACAGCGCGGCAGTTGATTGCAacgaaacaaacaaaaaactggAGCACAGCATCAACTAACCCGCCACTAGTTCAACGCAAACTAGTTTGCCAAATGAGGCTTTTCTGCATTAGAAGTGCGAGTGCAGTCTCGGGTTGCATTGCGTTTAGATCTCATAAACTCTCGCAGCCTCCCTCAGTGGAAGCACGGCGCGCATACGGCAAAGGTTTCTTACGAAATAAACAGGCATCACCAAAGCATATACTATTAGTAGATATACGGTTTTAGCTATAGAAAATTGCTTCAAGCGGACTTGTGGGAATTGCctcaaaatgtttagttatTGGTGACTTTGATacaaaacatcgctcatggaataattcacaaagcAAGTCCAACGgcaaaatttaatttcatgactgttcttcaggatattttttcaatttaataccCTGCTAGCTCTACTTGATTTCCGcctctagaaacccttctacgattggtttggtcttaaccaactctagtcacctttgcaTCCAACTGGTTACTTAGGTTGATTTCGATTCTGATCATGAAACGAGTCTCAATTATATcaactccactttcaattattttcgagccgactgaaatacatatgaaacatacatcgatagtcCTCTTGAAGTTTCTTTTCATTTCTTTGCTAACAAAActtaatattgacaatgctctagAAACTTGAACTAACTCCATTGTTGGAGCAAGGTGTATTGCAAC includes:
- the LOC5569381 gene encoding trypsin 3A1-like — its product is MEIRTCLMVLFIGALDGGVDGLGGRIAPYKAAIEYKGIVFCAGSIVETTWILTAARCVMNKTVSYLTVRLGATYSKEGFLFGVKSAHIHPKFSLESSRRAVGLLKLSTTLKYSLTIDSIPLVKPGYGMEEGTKCTIPSLIQNYSDIKAKLWSRERCLYNYPKSFSFTDDALCAKISTGNMQLNQNSTGSNYTCGNPQQQQQQHTNIMLGSPLVCEGKLVAVVSHIEWQIATTATAISTLQCGSANGTGINAPNAGWGNRSSSLPDVFSDVAFANQWISSHLSVRRKRKPVGGRRRSSSKLRQSQRRNGSGGKMSGKTFILAWVLLLEAIWRR